A genomic segment from Takifugu rubripes chromosome 20, fTakRub1.2, whole genome shotgun sequence encodes:
- the fam102bb gene encoding EEIG family member 2 isoform X1 — translation MDLMMMKKKKFKFKVDFELDELSSVPFVNGVLFCKVRLLDGGFSEESSREPVQANCVRWRKRFSFPCKMSASAGTGVLDPCVCRVSVRKELKGGKAYAKLGFADLNLAEFAGSGNTTRRCLLEGYDTKNTRQDNSILKVIISTQLMSGDPCFKTPPSTATVIGIQSDGDSLLEERKGGDSQKSSSEIRDGKCPAPEDLGGCGHSRTSSYASQQSKLSGYSTGHSRSSSMSEFSHRRNHSIGSASTGIGSIPEPNEEREREPRACPALPEHPAPTSGTATSNPASTPVRSASSCERLNRHPVKQDSMESQLKRMDDTRVDADDVVEKILQSQDFTPNLMDSSAEEEGLRLFVGPGGSTALGSHHLPTRVGAGAYEQVVMKR, via the exons ATGGATTTAATGatgatgaaaaagaagaaattcaaattcaaagtgGATTTTGAGCTGGACGAGCTCTCCTCGGTCCCCTTTGTCAACGGCGTCCTATTTTGTAAAGTCAGGCTGCTGGATGGCGGGTTCTCGGAGGAGTCTTCTCG GGAGCCGGTGCAGGCCAACTGCGTTCGATGGAGGAAAAGGTTCTCGTTCCCCTGCAAGATGAGCGCCAGCGCTGGGACGGGCGTGCTGGACCCGTGCGTGTGCCGCGTGTCCGTCAGGAAG GAGCTGAAAGGTGGGAAAGCCTACGCTAAG CTCGGTTTTGCGGATCTGAATTTAGCAGAGTTCGCCGGCTCAGGAAATACAACCCGCAGATGTCTGCTGGAAGGCTACGATACCAAAAATACCCGCCAGGACAACTCGATTCTCAAG gTCATCATCAGTACACAGCTGATGTCCGGCGATCCCTGTTTTAAAAC GCCTCCCTCCACAGCCACAGTGATCGGGATCCAGAGCGATGGAGATagtctgctggaggagagaaagggaggagactCTCAGAAAAGCAGTTCTG AGATCCGAGATGGGAAGTGTCCTGCTCCTGAAGATCTCGGGGGTTGCGGTCACTCACGGACGTCCAGCTACGCTAGCCAGCAGTCCAAGCTCTCAG GCTACAGCACAGGACATTCCCGCTCTTCCAGCATGTCAGAGTTCAGCCACAGGAGGAACCACTCCATCGGCAGCGCCTCCACAGGTATAGGCAGCATTCCTGAACCCaacgaagagagagagagagaacccaGGGCTTGTCCCGCCCTGCCCGAACACCCCGCTCCTACCTCCGGCACCGCCACTAGCAACCCAGCAAGTACTCCAGTACGGAGTGCCTCATCCTGTGAGAGGCTCAACAG GCACCCAGTCAAACAGGATTCCATGGAGTCTCAGCTGAAGAGAATGGATGACACACGAGTAGATGCTGATGATGTAGTGGAAAAAATACTTCAGAGTCAAGACTTTACACCCAACCTAATGGACTCCAGTGCAGAAG AGGAAGGCCTGCGTCTCTTTGTTGGACCTGGGGGAAGTACAGCCCTTGGAAGCCATCACCTTCCCACCAG AGTCGGTGCTGGTGCTTATGAACAGGTGGTGATGAAGCGTTAG
- the fam102bb gene encoding EEIG family member 2 isoform X2 codes for MSASAGTGVLDPCVCRVSVRKELKGGKAYAKLGFADLNLAEFAGSGNTTRRCLLEGYDTKNTRQDNSILKVIISTQLMSGDPCFKTPPSTATVIGIQSDGDSLLEERKGGDSQKSSSEIRDGKCPAPEDLGGCGHSRTSSYASQQSKLSGYSTGHSRSSSMSEFSHRRNHSIGSASTGIGSIPEPNEEREREPRACPALPEHPAPTSGTATSNPASTPVRSASSCERLNRHPVKQDSMESQLKRMDDTRVDADDVVEKILQSQDFTPNLMDSSAEEEGLRLFVGPGGSTALGSHHLPTRVGAGAYEQVVMKR; via the exons ATGAGCGCCAGCGCTGGGACGGGCGTGCTGGACCCGTGCGTGTGCCGCGTGTCCGTCAGGAAG GAGCTGAAAGGTGGGAAAGCCTACGCTAAG CTCGGTTTTGCGGATCTGAATTTAGCAGAGTTCGCCGGCTCAGGAAATACAACCCGCAGATGTCTGCTGGAAGGCTACGATACCAAAAATACCCGCCAGGACAACTCGATTCTCAAG gTCATCATCAGTACACAGCTGATGTCCGGCGATCCCTGTTTTAAAAC GCCTCCCTCCACAGCCACAGTGATCGGGATCCAGAGCGATGGAGATagtctgctggaggagagaaagggaggagactCTCAGAAAAGCAGTTCTG AGATCCGAGATGGGAAGTGTCCTGCTCCTGAAGATCTCGGGGGTTGCGGTCACTCACGGACGTCCAGCTACGCTAGCCAGCAGTCCAAGCTCTCAG GCTACAGCACAGGACATTCCCGCTCTTCCAGCATGTCAGAGTTCAGCCACAGGAGGAACCACTCCATCGGCAGCGCCTCCACAGGTATAGGCAGCATTCCTGAACCCaacgaagagagagagagagaacccaGGGCTTGTCCCGCCCTGCCCGAACACCCCGCTCCTACCTCCGGCACCGCCACTAGCAACCCAGCAAGTACTCCAGTACGGAGTGCCTCATCCTGTGAGAGGCTCAACAG GCACCCAGTCAAACAGGATTCCATGGAGTCTCAGCTGAAGAGAATGGATGACACACGAGTAGATGCTGATGATGTAGTGGAAAAAATACTTCAGAGTCAAGACTTTACACCCAACCTAATGGACTCCAGTGCAGAAG AGGAAGGCCTGCGTCTCTTTGTTGGACCTGGGGGAAGTACAGCCCTTGGAAGCCATCACCTTCCCACCAG AGTCGGTGCTGGTGCTTATGAACAGGTGGTGATGAAGCGTTAG
- the henmt1 gene encoding small RNA 2'-O-methyltransferase, whose translation MFSPSLHTQRHQFVIDFVVNNKPQKVVDLGCCECKLLKKLKFHRQMKLLVGVDINGATVKKHMYGLAPLSTDYLQPSEDELRIELYQGSVTEKDARLRGFDLVTSIELIEHLSLASLSRFSEVVFGYMTPLAVIISTPNSEFNPLLPGLKGFRHSDHKFEWTRAEFKSWALKVCKDYGYTVEFTGVGPAPPGQQESVGFCSQIGVFRCLGGRDACGPLLDDEDDVCSYTLLYSVNYPSLRDNNTLRRVLVNEVMFWAENLKKRFVEKMAEKDDAEHSAAVGAEMEDESAGECGAEMGDFLERCRGMPEDQVFWADNSGQQESPNQIRSVSIPLAVLWVCSPKISTLSGCLNNLRHFLMEEPKVTLNQDGSAVLLLEKDTEEDAVDLEDSGFAEVSRTPNRAEPDQKEEWEANI comes from the exons ATGTTTAGCCCGTCACTTCACACGCAAAGACATCAATTTGTCATCGACTTTGTCGTGAACAATAAGCCCCAAAAG GTGGTCGACCTGGGGTGCTGTGAGTGCAAACTTCTCAAAAAACTCAAGTTTCACCGTCAAATGAAACTGCTGGTGGGGGTCGACATCAACGGCGCCACTGTGAAAAAACACAT GTATGGATTAGCTCCTCTGTCGACTGACTATCTACAGCCAAGTGAAGACGAGCTGCGCATTGAGCTCTACCAGGGTTCTGTCACAGAAAAAGATGCCCGCCTTAGAGGATTTGATCTAGTGACGAGTATAGAGCT CATAGAACACCTTAGTCTTGCTAGCTTAAGCCGCTTCTCGGAGGTGGTGTTTGGGTATATGACCCCGTTGGCAGTCATCATCAGTACCCCAAACTCTGAGTTCAACCCCCTTCTGCCTGGACTAAAGGGTTTCAGGCACAGTGACCACAAGTTTGAGTGGACTAGAGCAGAGTTTAAATCTTG GGCTCTGAAGGTGTGTAAAGACTATGGCTACACGGTGGAGTTCACAGGTGTTGGACCAGCACCGCCTGGCCAACAGGAGAGTGTTGGATTCTGCTCCCAGATTGGTGTGTTTCGCTGCCTGGGGGGTAGAGATGCCTGCGGGCCTTTgcttgatgatgaggatgatgtgtGTTCCTACACATTG CTCTACAGCGTGAACTATCCCAGCCTGCGTGACAACAACACCTTGCGCAGAGTCTTGGTGAATGAGGTGATGTTCTGGGCTGAAAATCTGAAGAAAAGGTTTGTGGAAAAGATGGCGGAAAAGGATGATGCTGAGCATTCGGCTGCTGTAGGTGCAGAGATGGAAGATGAGTCAGCAG GGGAATGTGGGGCAGAGATGGGTGATTTCCTGGAAAGATGCAGAGGAATGCCAGAGGATCAGGTGTTTTGGGCAGATAATTCAGGGCAACAGGAGTCCCCCAATCAGATTAG ATCTGTGTCTATACCTCTGGCTGTGCTCTGGGTTTGTTCCCCAAAAATCAGCACCCTGAGTGGATGTCTCAATAATCTCAGGCACTTTCTCATGGAAGAGCCTAAAGTTACATTAAATCAAGATGGTTCTGCTGTCCTTTTACTGGAGAAAG ACACTGAAGAGGACGCTGTTGATCTTGAGGACAGTGGGTTTGCAGAGGTGAGTCGGACCCCAAACAGGGCTGAACCAGACCAGAAAGAGGAGTGGGAGGCAAATATTTGA
- the LOC101068892 gene encoding trace amine-associated receptor 13c-like — MSLEDGDGYISPFNTFCRLMSDAWKSTLTCAALACLAPLTVVLNLVVVVSISHFRHFQTTTNIILLSMAVSDLLVGLAVMPLMIVTLDFCWCISSFICFLFDLLRFVLTCASIGNMVLISVDRYVAICYPLRYSSIKPSTVKICVSVCWIILYTRVFVVAVTQARAMRNSTINPIIYAFFYPWFRKTVKLLLNCKFCKL, encoded by the exons atgtcactggaagaTGGAGATGGCTATATCTCTCCATTCAACACCTTCTGCAGACTCATGTCTGATGCTTGGAAATCCACTCTCACCTGTGCAGCACTGGCCTGccttgctcctctcactgtggtgctcaatttagtggttgttgtctccatttctcatttcag GCATTTCCAGACGACAACCAATAtcatcctgctctccatggcagtgtctgaccttctggtgGGCCTCGCCGTGATGCCGCTCATGATCGTCACCCTGGATTTCTGTTGGTGCATCAGTTCATTTATATGCTTTCTTTTCGACCTGTTACGCtttgtcctcacctgtgccTCTATTGGGAACATGGTGCTGATATCAGTAGATCGTTATGTGGCCATTTGTTACCCTCTGCGTTATTCCTCCATCAAACCAAGTACagttaaaatctgtgtgtctgtgtgttggatca ttcTCTACACCagagtgtttgtggtggctgtcacacaggcacGTGCCATGCG TAATTCTACAATAAATCCTATCATCTATGCTTTTTTCTATCCCTGGTTCAGAAAGACTGTTAAACTCCTCCTGAACTGCAAATTCTGTAAACTGTGA